The Amycolatopsis umgeniensis DNA segment AGGGAGGGCGATGCCGAAACAGGTGGATCACCGCGGACGCCGCGAAGCGATAGCCCGCGCACTGTGGCGGGTGGTGGAGCAGCGCGGCGTCACGCAGCTGACGATGCGCGTGGTCGCGCAGGAGGCGGACATGTCACTCGGGCAGCTGCAGCACTACTTCGCCTCCCGGACCGACATGCTCTCCTTCGCCATGGATTTCGCGTCCGAGCAGACCTCGGCGCGCGTACACCAGGGGCTCGAAAAGCTCGGTGACCGTCCGCATCCCCGTGACGTGCTGCGACTGACGCTCGCGGAAATGCTTCCCCTGCATGCCGAAGCCCGCGCGACCAGCCGGATGAGCGCCGCCTACGTCCTGGAGGCGCTGCATGACGAGGCCGTGCACGAGCAGGCGCGCCGCGGCCTCGTCCGAGGGCGGGCCCTCGTCGAGCAGTTGGTCCGCCAGGCGATCGCCGACGGGCACATCGATTCCGGCCGCGAACCGGCGACCGAGACCAACCTGCTCCTCGCCCTCACCGGCTTCACCTCCCTGATCGAACTCGACGTGATCGAGCCCCAGGACGCGCTCGCCGCGATCGACGTGCATCTGGACCGGCTGTTCAGGAGTACGTGACGTGCTTGCCTGCCGGTGATCGTCGAAAAGATCTCCGGGCAGAACGCCCGGGCAAGCGCCGCCGCGATTTCGGCGATCGCGCCGTTGCCTGACGGGACCGGGGCCACGAAAGCCGTCCGCCCGGCTGTTGCGTGAACTCGTCGCCGAGGCGGCGTAGCGTCGCGCCGGTAGCGGGCGACTGTCCGTGCGTGACGAAATGGAAGTCGGCGAGCGGGGCGCTGCTGCTCAGCGCCGCTGCGCTGCTGGCCGGGATGACGCTGCTGTTCGGATGGGTCGACTGGGCAGCCGTCGGTCGGTGGGCGCGGCCAAGGGCGGTGCCGATGGCGCTCTTTGCGATGGCCGTCGCAGGAGCGGTCGCGGCGTGGTGGCGGTTGCGCGGGCCGAAGGCACCCCGGACCCGGGCGCCGGGGATCAACCGCTGGGTCCTTCTCGCCGCCGCGGTCGTGGTGGTCTTCGCGGCCTGGGGCGCGACCACCTGGCTGCTGGGCGAGGCTTCGGCTGCGAAGGACCCGGGCGCCGCGCGGGTCGACGCGATCAAAACCGGCCTCGGCATCGGAGCTGGCACCACCGGCGTCTTCGCGCT contains these protein-coding regions:
- a CDS encoding TetR/AcrR family transcriptional regulator, encoding MPKQVDHRGRREAIARALWRVVEQRGVTQLTMRVVAQEADMSLGQLQHYFASRTDMLSFAMDFASEQTSARVHQGLEKLGDRPHPRDVLRLTLAEMLPLHAEARATSRMSAAYVLEALHDEAVHEQARRGLVRGRALVEQLVRQAIADGHIDSGREPATETNLLLALTGFTSLIELDVIEPQDALAAIDVHLDRLFRST